The window gagtatgcgatccagatacccgcatttattccatcCCTctgaagaagtccaagatgagacgtcgagatcataaggtatgcatgttttccttttatgctttttggatcatgtgtggccaaatttttatgctattgcgttgtggccctgtgaggcatcgatattatgggttgttgtggcaggatggtagtgccatattatagggaaaactctggcgaaatttttatagaattcccgaaagctttaacattcaaggacgaatgttattaaggggggaagaatgttacacctcggaaaaatcttccgttggaacgcgagtgaatgacctagtgatgagcacgagtgtatgatgtttacatgagtaagaaacgacatttgatgaccctaaataagattccaaaggcaatcgcataaagagagaggttatgctccataatgaataattataggttttggaaatgtgaaaagttgcaagtttgcattttggccagtggtcgtaaaatgaaatacggaccgtaaagtggtatacggtccgtaaactgccatgtcgtattgtggcttccaaaacttcaaactttctgccaaatgatcaatggttaaatacgacctggaatacggaccgtaaagtggtttacggcccgtaaacaatgatcgtaaatcaccatgtcccagcctgagtttctggttctgttatgattaaatacgaccacgaagtacggtccgtaaactggaatacggaccgtaaaccaagtttacgaccactgtgcacttcaaatcatatttttaagtcattaaataaggggaccaaggcttatttcatttcacttctacatcacaccccttctctctagaaaatctctctacatatattccataagaattcaaggatatttggtgctcaacaacataaatcaagggaattaagtgtaagaaaaccatcaagatcatccaaggtcaagaaatccaaatggagataaactagggttttgctcaaagtggagtattatcaactaaagcttgttcctacaacatctaaagtaagattcatgatgtttatatgttgtttaagatactggagagttgaaatacttggagtgtagaagaatatggtaaaatgggccatgaatgatgaatagtgccatttagagaattagttggaatcgaatcatgattgttgttatattgtgacatgaatgggttataaatgacgttgaaagaccatgaaatagacattgtatgtgaatggacgaaatcatgtgttatagccatagatatgggcaaatgaaagtaaattgaggaatgtggataatgtgaatgactaatggccattgttatgatattgtgaatgtattgttgacgtttgggagttgaattatgatgatgaaggaaatgttgtccaattttccccctagttttagccatgtgtgctaattatcgattctaataacagtatgactttaatgaaggtagaaacgctaacgttggaggggaacgcgcaagtgtagaatagggcgacggaaaggtatgtaaggctaacccttctttcataaggcatggttctttggcgaaacatctaaatcctctatacgagtatggtgtcttccaaatgaattgatcttccgagcttgtaagctcacgattcctgatacgctacgattgtactaagtttctcgtattacgagtaggcctattaaggtagaagaggtggatgacgatagtagtgataatgctattgatgatgactataatgataataacgatgacgattattataacgatgattaaaagtaaagatgtttatgagctattatgtatatgtatgactattatagaaccccgagcttatgaggccgggtatgatatgtaaataagtgtgtatacgattacgtaacacgCGCGCACCTCTgtagagggtacggataaccctgaagccttggtagggccaggtatgagtaaccttgagccttgattggccaagtatgtatgaaacaccgattctacgtggtcgggtatgctgtgtatatgatatgagtacgaatatgatatgactatgtatatgaatgtgaataagagcctgtatacgaatacgagcacaaatatggtacgggtactatcaccgaatacggataatgatgtatgtacacaaatacgtattagcaagggaaagttcctatgaaaggaaagtaagtgcatatgacgacaatattgccatctcccatcctatactatttcttatgttgctatttatgcttctatattgatattgatcatgctttacatactcagtacattcttcgtactgacgtccttttgtttgtgggcgctgcgtcatgcccgcaggtgcacagggagacaggcttgatgcatagctgctttctcagagacttcacagcagagctccatttcattcggagccataacctTTGGGTActtgttcttttgtgtacataattgtgggcatagcggggtcctgtcccactcatgtgatatgttatactctccttagaggctcgtagtcatgtgtgtatgattagacgtgtccggccttgtcggcctatattttgtatatcttttgatagcctcgtcggcttatatacatttgatgtggcatagatgtcaatgatgatttaaagatgatgtcgtccaatgggactagcgtgattaataagaaagagatgtatgtttaattgtatggctcacctagatgtaagtatatgtgtaagccaagggtgcccgggtgggctagcaccgggtgctcgttgcggccctcttGACGGGTTGTGACAAATATTGACCCAATAATATCTTCTATTCTGAACAAATTTGATCCTCCTTCCTCCACCCATGAACTTCACCCCTCCACGGTCCACATAGTTACCTTAGAAACAAAGAAATTACAAACAGGGCCAAGAATCACAAGAGCAAAAATCTTTCTTTGAGTTCTGCATAAATTTCAACAGaatatttattactccctccgtcccaatttgtttgaaggTTGACTAGTCTGGGGAGTGAAACAACGCTTTCTTTGAATACAATTTTATCCAACTCTTttcgtatattgtgaattattaattatgcagaCTTACTCGAAGAATCTATGTGTaaaattaagtaaaaaaaaaaaagctgttTGACTCCCAAAACCGGTCAAccttcaaacaaattgggacggagggagtacctaATTGATGACAATATTAATTAACCAACTAGGACTGATTATGTTAAATTAAATAGTTGAGTTTCATTCCTTTTCAATAAAAAGTGGCAAGAGAATTCCAAACAGAGGCCTGTGATAGACCCACATTGCCATTATAATCCCTTTTGTCATAGTGCTACTCTCAAGGTCCTTTCATTCAACGCCACTTTAAAAACATGCTAACAATGCCCTTGAATGGAGGAGGATGAGTAGTAGAAGAAAAAACAAGAGGAATTTCTCAGTTTATTTCTTGGCAAAACATGGAGAGCAACGAATAAGAAGAGCATTAAATCAATGACATTCTCAGTGAAAGAATGCCATGGGAAAAGAAGTGAAAGGAAAAGAACATACGGAAAATCACTTAAAGCCCTTCCTTAAATGTGTTGTTCAGTTATTGACATGGGCACTATAGGAAAAAGAAACATGGGTACATTGTTAATCTATATACTGATAAATATCCTAGGGTCAATGGTGCATTGTTTAAAACTCCGTGGATGATGGCTGCACCGCcactacccttctccacttaaatatcaAGCTTTTGTTTGTGGCAAAATCTGAACCCGTTACGTGCGCCTAACCCACACATCATGTGTGGTGTTATTACCACTTGACCCAACCCCTGGGgacaaaagaaaaagatataTAGGTGATACCAATTaatcaagaatatgttttagtCATGTTAGTACATTTAATTTAAGTCCTATGTTTCTAGGAATCTTTCAGCCTTTCCAACAAAAAATTACGCGAGTAAAAAAATAGGCGTAATGACCTGGGAGACTGTCATACTTATCCTGCTTTGACATCCCGGTCCCTGTACTTCTCAAAGTTTCATTCAGGCACCTTAACTCAATCAAAACCAATATTTTAAACTCCTCTGACTATAGAATTAAATGAAAACACTAGGAGACTTGTAGTGACCTGAGCTGCAAGACGTGTCCTAACAAGATCCAAGGGGTATGTAAGAGAAGCAACTGTTATTCCAGCGAAACCACCACCTACAAGTCTTATGCAAAGGTCTGCACTTATATTCTCTCCTTGGCTTTCAACTCCCAAAATCAATTGCCACACCTATAATATGAAGACGACATTTTAGAGAGACGAAATTATTGGGGATTTGAATTGATAGAAAGAAACGTTAGTACCAACATTCTTGTAGCTTTCAAAAGCATAAAAGCTGATAGAGGAATATGGGAGGCGATGAGCAATAGTGACCAAATTGCCCTTCCAAAATGCGCGAAATCCTTCTTTGCGTACAATATATGAAGCCTCTTGGCATAAACTAGACTTTTTGAAGGTAGCAGCATTGGTGTGCATTCCTTGCAGTTGTTATAGAGGAAAATGTGCATAAGACAAGACAAGACAGCGAAAACAAGTTTGCCTTGGAATTAGAACAATGAAAGTGACCTGAAAGAGAATAGTAAGGCGAGCAAGAGGGGTAGTGCATGTCTTGCTGACAGCACCAGCAAGACCACCGGCAACAAGCTGAGGAACAGTTCCAATCTGAGAATGCTGACGCTGCAATTTCCGACCACTTCCTTTTTCATCCACAACCAATCCTACGCGGGCTTCAGTCTGCATCCTAACCCTAATTTTGGTTATCACTAGTGCTATTCGTTTCTGTCAGATTGGATTTGGTACCCTTAACTATCAACATTCACAAAACGGTGTTGCCTGTCACTTGTCTGGTCACTAcagtaactctttttttttttttgggagcgGGCCTAATGGGTGTGACtgcatatttttttatttttaaatttttcccCTCTAATACGTGGTATTTAATAATTACTCGTTGCTTCTTTTAATGGATATTATCGGACGAAATTACCCCTTAACCTATTGAAACCTTACTATTTCATTTTTACAGATTTTTTGATTATCTCACCCTTTTTCTCTGTGTCTCCTGTCTCTCTTTGTGTTGTTTCTCTTTAACTGTTTGGATATTTAGGTATGAATTTATATTTTAAGCTCGTTTCGATATTTTAATATCTGTTAATATTTTTGTTGTTGGAGTCGATTTTGTTTATTGTCGGTATATTCTTCgcctttgttgttttttttttaatttttttgtatgTAATTTATCGTTCTTATTGTAAACTATGGTTTTAGTGTTTAATCAAAGTTTTTGTACTGTTTTTTCATGGTTAGTTCGTGTTTCCACCATTTTTGTTGGATTTTTTATTTCGTATTATGTTGTTGCTCTGTTTTCATGGATTTTTTATATGTGTTTTCGTTTTCTTTGTGTTGAATGTTCTAATTTTTGCCTTTTTGACCATCAGTTTTAGGGTTTTGGTGTTTGCCTGAGGCATATTAGGCTTCCCCTAGTTTAATTTCCTATTTTTTGTAACTAAACTTATGCCTATTCCtgcatatgttatgaatgaagtTATTTTTGTAAGTATTTTTATTCCAGCATGTGTTGTGTTATGGTTTTGTGTATGTTGTTTTAGTTTATGAAACTGAACTTTTGTTTATTCTCTTCCTTCTATGATGCAGGTGATTTTTTGGTTTGTGTAGCAGTCCAGCAACTCATTCTATTATGGTACATGTTAAttgtttatttcttttttattaacTTGAGTAACTTGACTTCCTTCGTGGACTCTAAAGTGCTGCCTGAAGGCAGAACTTGACTACCTTTTATGGACTCTAAAGTTCTGCCTGAAGGCAGAATTTGAGTAGTTTTTGGATTGTAAAGTAACTTGACTATCTTTTGAATCTAAAGTTCTGCCTGAAGACCTAACTTGACTACCTTCTTGGACTATAAAGTGCTGCCTGAAGGTAGAACTTGACTACCTTTTTGGACTCTAAATTACTGCCTGAAGGCAGAACTTGACTAAGTTTGGACTGTAAAGTTCTGCCCGAAGGCAAAATTTGAGTAGTTTTTGGATTGTGaagttctgccttaaggcagaacttGACTATCTTTGGACTGTAAAGCTCTGCCTGAAGGCAGAATTTGACTAAGTTTGGACTGTAAAGTTCTGCCCAAAGGCAGAATTTGAGTAGTTTTTGGATTGTGAAGCCTCTTAACTATCTTTTAAATTGACAAACTTTTGGACTCTTATGACAaaatttatatatgtaataaaaaattATCCAAGTCCAATAATTCATTCTATAATGATATATGTTaattgtttctttcttttttaataaCTTGAGTAACTTGATTACCTTCTTGGACTCAAAAGTGCTGCTTGAAGGCAGAGCTTGACTACCTTTTATGGACTCTAAAGGTTTTCCTGAAGGCAAAATTTGAGTAGTTTTTGGATTGTAAAGTAACTTGACTATCTTTTTGATTGGCTATGCTTTTCTCTtttcgatgatgccaaaagggggaacaTCGTCTATGAgcttgtcatcatcaaaaagggggaaatgatTGTGACACACTCCatattttgatgattgtcaaactgtgcAGAAACAGAGAGGAACGTGGTCTTCAATATGTTCTCTCCGTACATCTCATAGTCTCAAGGAACAAATTGATTTATGTGGGAAAGACATGTAGAAAGGGGGAAGAGGTCTGTAAGCTGGGCAAAGTGAAGATCTGATCCATGGGGGGAACAAGTGGGATCTGGTTCTCACGGGAAATATCAAGTAtatgtttgtcatcatcaaaaagggggaaattgatatgttatgctatattctgttttgatgatttgacaagcCTTACTCAAGAAACCAGAAAACAACTATGTGTCTTGCGGTCTAAGCTTCAGAGGGAACAAGTGAGAAGGCGGTCTGAGCTTCAAGGGGAACAAGTTAGAAATCTGGTCCTCAGGGGAATACAAAGTATGTTTCcttatcatcatcaaaaagggggaaattcaTGAGTTATGATACCTTATGTTTTAAAAATTTGACAAACCCTAAGGAAGCTATGTTGACATGCTCCTTGAAGAAACATATGCATTCTGTCTCACTACACAAGCTACAAgatatgttcatatatgaaggacCAGATATGTTTTCAGATGGACCATATGATATCAATTCCCAGCAGGATATGTTTGTATATGAAGGACCAGATACATATTCAAAAGGACTAGATGAGATTAGGTCACCAACTATTGCTTGGTCAACTGTACATCTGTAAAGAGACTGACATTGCAGCAATGTAACAGCAGAGTTGTTGCAGCTCGTTCAAGAACAGATGAGGAACTAGGTTTCTCCAAATGAGAGACCAGGTCCCTGGAGCATTGAAAAgtcaactctacagctgtaaagTTGTCGAAACTGTAGCAGTACAGCAGTGCAGCAGCAATACAGTAGCTGAGGACCAGTATGGACTGTCATctttgttatatctcgtatttcatacgttcggatattccaaggtagtcgtgacgaagttaagggaatgagcattttcaaaatttattctaATGTATAagctgttgtgaatattatttacgaacgttggtagtatggaaatagtgagAAAGACTaaaggcaaaaaggaaaattcgcaaaatggcttatggaaatattgtggaaggttaggggcaaaatgggaattttacaaaattccaagaaaattcatgaagaggccatgttggccgtgcactatatgccTTATTTTTAAATTGatgggggctaattgtaaattTATAAAACAATGCATTGACCAAGCTTGTTCAAGAAGACAAATGGTCTTCTTTGATTAATTGTAGGAAAACTCTAGAAAGGTAAAGAAGGGGGACATGTGGCTATTTAAAAATTTGGAgggggaaaatatatatatacatgcaaaaGATGACAAATTCTTCATAATTAAATTGGAGAGCAAcaaagaacaaagaaagaaaataagaAGAGAGGAAATATAGTAGCCAATTCGGCCATGGCATCAAGAATTTAGCCATGGagaattgatgaagaaaaatcaTTCCCTTCTAATATTCTAG is drawn from Lycium barbarum isolate Lr01 chromosome 8, ASM1917538v2, whole genome shotgun sequence and contains these coding sequences:
- the LOC132606135 gene encoding mitochondrial adenine nucleotide transporter ADNT1-like isoform X2 is translated as MHTNAATFKKSSLCQEASYIVRKEGFRAFWKGNLVTIAHRLPYSSISFYAFESYKNVWQLILGVESQGENISADLCIRLVGGGFAGITVASLTYPLDLVRTRLAAQTNVIYYRGIWHALQTISREEGIVGLYKGMGATLLGVGPNLAISFSVYDTVRSYWQSHRPDDSTVLVSLACGSLSGVASSTEKQVEVLASH